From a region of the Streptomyces venezuelae genome:
- a CDS encoding 1-phosphofructokinase family hexose kinase has protein sequence MILTVTLNTALDVTYQVPRLLPHASHRVSAVTERAGGKGINVAHVLAALGHEVTATGFAGGPVGSVVRGLLARSPGIVDALVPCAGNTRRTVAVAAAASGDTTQFNEPGPLITAAEWSRFLARYEDLVRGARAVALCGSLPPGVPVGAYALLVRSARAAGVPVLLDTSGEALRRGVAARPEIIKPNAAELAELTGSRDPLPATRDARRRGAHAVVTSLGPDGLLAATADGCWQAAPPRRLSGNPTGAGDSAVAGLLSALAEGLGWPERLTRAVALSAATVLAPVAGQFDPGVYEELRGAVSASVASGS, from the coding sequence ATGATCCTTACCGTGACGCTCAACACCGCGCTCGACGTCACGTACCAAGTGCCGAGGCTCCTCCCGCACGCCTCGCACCGGGTCTCCGCCGTCACCGAACGTGCCGGCGGCAAGGGGATCAACGTCGCGCACGTCCTGGCCGCCCTCGGCCACGAGGTGACCGCGACGGGCTTCGCCGGCGGGCCCGTCGGCTCGGTCGTGCGGGGGCTGCTCGCGCGGTCCCCGGGGATCGTCGACGCCCTGGTGCCCTGCGCGGGCAACACCCGCCGCACGGTCGCCGTGGCCGCCGCGGCCTCCGGCGACACCACCCAGTTCAACGAACCGGGCCCGCTGATCACGGCGGCCGAGTGGTCGCGGTTCCTGGCGCGCTACGAGGACCTCGTGCGCGGCGCCCGCGCCGTCGCCCTGTGCGGCAGCCTCCCGCCCGGCGTGCCGGTGGGCGCGTACGCGCTGCTCGTACGGTCGGCCCGCGCGGCCGGGGTGCCCGTCCTGCTGGACACCAGCGGCGAGGCCCTGCGCCGCGGGGTCGCCGCCCGCCCGGAGATCATCAAGCCGAACGCCGCCGAACTGGCCGAGCTCACCGGATCCCGGGACCCGCTCCCCGCCACCCGGGACGCCCGCCGCCGGGGCGCCCACGCGGTGGTCACCTCGCTCGGCCCGGACGGCCTGCTGGCCGCCACCGCCGACGGCTGCTGGCAGGCGGCCCCGCCGCGCCGGCTCTCCGGCAACCCGACCGGAGCCGGCGACTCGGCGGTCGCCGGGCTGCTGTCCGCGCTGGCGGAGGGCCTGGGCTGGCCGGAACGCCTCACCCGCGCGGTCGCCCTCTCGGCGGCCACGGTCCTCGCCCCGGTGGCGGGGCAGTTCGACCCCGGCGTCTACGAGGAGTTGCGGGGCGCGGTCTCCGCAAGCGTCGCGAGCGGAAGTTGA
- a CDS encoding CBM35 domain-containing protein yields the protein MTTPANNGPHGGANKPEDDDPFGYLYEDGQAAGATPPGQGGYGYPGSAGGGHPGPQPGVPRTSHHQVRTVGDRRSGGQRGPVPHQPGPAQGYQAQYQAPEALQAGGYGVPAQQTQTIGQPGGHGGGHGGGRGGAGGSSRRGLLIAAVAVVAVVVVGIVAALQFGDEDKGKEEPTANAGQQSAAPQNPASPAPSSPKPAETPLPKGEAAGAGMSITGGAGLETAVPGAKSSGGQYVGRFNQVGAAVTWTLDVPKAGKYKFYVRFGIPGEDANGTLTVNGKANESPISMRNFAKSPKGDWEKGWQTTWGQVNLEKGTNTIKLSCETGNSCNVNIDQLWLENF from the coding sequence ATGACGACGCCCGCGAACAACGGCCCGCACGGTGGGGCGAACAAGCCCGAGGACGACGATCCGTTCGGCTACCTCTACGAGGACGGCCAGGCCGCCGGGGCCACCCCGCCCGGGCAGGGCGGATACGGCTACCCCGGCTCGGCGGGCGGCGGTCACCCCGGTCCTCAGCCCGGCGTCCCCCGTACCTCGCACCACCAGGTGCGTACCGTCGGCGACCGCAGGAGCGGCGGCCAGCGCGGTCCCGTCCCGCACCAGCCGGGCCCCGCGCAGGGCTACCAGGCCCAGTACCAGGCCCCGGAAGCGCTCCAGGCGGGCGGCTACGGGGTTCCGGCGCAGCAGACGCAGACGATCGGGCAGCCGGGCGGTCATGGCGGTGGTCACGGAGGCGGTCGCGGCGGTGCGGGCGGGTCCAGCCGGCGCGGTCTGCTGATCGCGGCCGTCGCGGTGGTCGCCGTGGTCGTGGTGGGCATCGTCGCGGCCCTGCAGTTCGGCGACGAGGACAAGGGCAAGGAGGAGCCGACCGCGAACGCGGGCCAGCAGTCGGCGGCCCCCCAGAACCCGGCCAGCCCGGCCCCGAGCAGCCCGAAGCCCGCCGAGACTCCGCTGCCGAAGGGCGAGGCGGCCGGTGCGGGCATGTCCATCACGGGCGGTGCGGGGCTGGAGACCGCGGTGCCGGGGGCGAAGAGCTCGGGCGGCCAGTACGTCGGCCGGTTCAACCAGGTCGGCGCGGCCGTGACCTGGACCCTGGACGTTCCGAAGGCCGGCAAGTACAAGTTCTACGTGCGGTTCGGCATCCCGGGTGAGGACGCCAACGGCACGCTGACCGTCAACGGCAAGGCCAACGAGTCGCCGATCAGCATGCGCAACTTCGCGAAGTCGCCCAAGGGCGACTGGGAGAAGGGCTGGCAGACGACCTGGGGTCAGGTGAACCTGGAGAAGGGCACCAACACGATCAAGCTGTCGTGCGAGACCGGCAACAGCTGCAACGTCAACATCGACCAGCTGTGGCTGGAGAACTTCTGA
- the cdgB gene encoding diguanylate cyclase CdgB → METESEPYVRLATLRQLHRVVAELNTARSLADTLQTVVDGIVVGLGYELACVNLVRPDGDLVVAAFAGDPAAEALITGRVGSRASWERRLTMGENWDGLRFIPHTEGWVLLEDDVPQWHTDGPDPRFEDEWHPEDRLYAPMYASGGELLGVISVDRPRNGRRPGAWGREALQMYAFQAAIAISNARLRANMQRALVRLEREQQALRASEESFRQAFEYAPSGMAIAEMGGDQHGRLLRTNDALCRLLGRPASVLRRYSFSDLVHPEDIGTLLRTSAEGGRAELRLGRRDGTYVWVSLRNSVVADAADGPRFLLTHVEDIEERKRHELQLAHRASHDSLTGLPNSAELRARLGARLCRRPQSVRATAIEALDAAFEGRDGYDGHAAHGGHAAHAGHDGHPVGAEAGGAGEHGFHADGSDPYSGSDPFEFPGAPPAPSDGPYDHHVHTVAPAADIDDGTKGLAVLFCDLDGFKSINDRFGHHTGDAVLIEVARRLTTGVRDGDTVARLGGDEFVVLADGLGAADAADLAVRLRNAIIPPIRVDGRAVRVGASFGIGWASCGMSADEVLRSADQRMYIEKRSRSKAHRRAG, encoded by the coding sequence ATGGAGACCGAGTCGGAGCCGTACGTCCGTCTTGCGACCCTGCGGCAGCTGCACCGGGTGGTGGCCGAGCTCAATACGGCCCGGAGCCTGGCGGACACTCTGCAGACCGTCGTGGACGGCATCGTCGTGGGGCTCGGCTACGAACTCGCCTGCGTCAACCTCGTTCGCCCGGACGGTGATCTCGTCGTCGCGGCCTTCGCCGGCGACCCCGCCGCAGAGGCCCTCATCACCGGCCGTGTCGGCTCCCGCGCCTCCTGGGAGCGCCGCCTGACGATGGGTGAGAACTGGGACGGGCTGAGGTTCATCCCGCACACCGAGGGCTGGGTCCTCCTGGAGGACGACGTCCCGCAGTGGCACACCGACGGCCCCGATCCGCGCTTCGAGGACGAGTGGCACCCCGAGGACCGGCTCTATGCACCCATGTACGCGTCCGGCGGGGAACTTCTGGGTGTCATTTCGGTGGACAGACCGCGCAACGGCCGCCGGCCCGGCGCCTGGGGCCGCGAAGCGCTCCAGATGTACGCCTTCCAGGCGGCGATTGCGATCAGCAATGCCAGGCTCCGGGCCAACATGCAGCGCGCCCTCGTCCGGCTGGAGCGCGAACAGCAGGCGCTGCGGGCCAGTGAAGAGTCGTTCCGCCAGGCCTTCGAGTACGCGCCCAGCGGCATGGCCATCGCCGAGATGGGCGGCGACCAGCACGGCCGGCTGCTGCGGACCAACGACGCGCTGTGCCGGCTGCTCGGCCGGCCCGCCTCCGTGCTGCGCCGCTACTCCTTCTCCGACCTGGTCCACCCCGAGGACATCGGCACCCTGCTGCGCACCTCCGCCGAGGGCGGCCGCGCCGAGCTGCGCCTGGGCCGGCGCGACGGCACGTACGTATGGGTCTCGCTGCGCAACTCGGTGGTCGCCGACGCCGCCGACGGACCCCGGTTCCTGCTCACGCACGTGGAGGACATCGAGGAGCGCAAGCGGCACGAGCTGCAGCTAGCCCACCGTGCCAGCCACGACTCGCTGACCGGCCTGCCCAACAGCGCCGAGCTGCGGGCCCGGCTCGGCGCCCGGCTGTGCCGCAGGCCGCAGTCCGTACGGGCCACCGCGATCGAGGCGCTGGACGCGGCCTTCGAGGGGCGCGACGGATACGACGGGCACGCGGCACACGGGGGGCACGCCGCGCACGCGGGGCACGACGGGCACCCGGTGGGGGCGGAGGCGGGTGGTGCGGGTGAGCACGGCTTTCACGCAGACGGGTCCGACCCGTACTCCGGGTCCGACCCCTTCGAGTTCCCCGGGGCGCCGCCCGCCCCGTCGGACGGTCCCTACGACCACCACGTGCACACGGTGGCGCCCGCAGCCGACATCGACGACGGGACGAAGGGGCTGGCCGTCCTCTTCTGTGACCTGGACGGCTTCAAGTCGATCAACGACCGCTTCGGGCACCACACGGGCGACGCGGTCCTGATCGAGGTGGCCCGGCGGCTGACGACCGGCGTCAGGGACGGTGACACCGTCGCCCGGCTGGGTGGTGATGAATTCGTCGTCCTCGCCGACGGCCTGGGCGCCGCCGACGCCGCCGACCTCGCCGTCCGGCTGCGCAACGCGATCATCCCGCCGATCCGGGTGGACGGCCGTGCGGTGCGGGTGGGGGCCAGTTTCGGTATCGGCTGGGCCAGCTGCGGGATGTCCGCCGACGAGGTGCTGCGCTCCGCCGACCAGCGGATGTACATCGAGAAGAGGTCCCGCTCGAAGGCCCATCGCCGGGCGGGATGA
- a CDS encoding flavin reductase family protein, producing the protein MSRLAAGVCLITAHEPPLSADGPRGEDVGMTATAFMSVSLDPPLVLVSLREGSRMDDLLAEQPLWAVSVLADHQLQVAGRFSMKGRISDRLLFADLPYVRGGASGAPLLSGALATLECRTENRVEAGDHTLVVGRVLTAALPSPDGQPLTYFRGRYRHLES; encoded by the coding sequence ATGTCCCGGCTGGCGGCGGGCGTGTGCCTGATCACCGCGCACGAGCCGCCGCTTTCGGCGGACGGCCCGCGCGGCGAGGACGTCGGCATGACGGCGACCGCCTTCATGTCCGTGTCCCTGGATCCGCCGCTGGTGCTGGTGAGCCTGCGCGAGGGCTCCCGGATGGACGACCTGCTGGCGGAACAGCCCCTGTGGGCGGTGTCGGTCCTCGCCGACCACCAGCTCCAGGTGGCGGGCCGCTTCTCGATGAAGGGCCGCATCAGCGACCGGCTGCTCTTCGCCGACCTGCCGTACGTACGCGGCGGGGCCTCCGGCGCACCCCTGCTGAGCGGCGCCCTGGCCACCCTGGAATGCCGCACGGAGAACCGCGTCGAGGCGGGCGACCACACCCTGGTCGTCGGCCGCGTCCTGACGGCCGCCCTGCCCTCCCCGGACGGGCAGCCGCTGACGTACTTCCGCGGGCGCTACCGGCACCTGGAGTCCTAG
- the arfB gene encoding alternative ribosome rescue aminoacyl-tRNA hydrolase ArfB, whose amino-acid sequence MPGPYVIRGSVVLPEGELAWRFSRSSGPGGQHVNTSDSRAELLFDLAATKALPEVWKERALERLAPKLVDGVVTVRASEHRSQLRNREMALVRLASLLAEATAPPPKQRRATKIPRGINERRLREKKARAETKRGRTGRDW is encoded by the coding sequence ATGCCTGGTCCTTATGTCATCCGCGGTTCGGTCGTGCTCCCCGAGGGAGAGCTCGCCTGGCGGTTCTCGCGGTCCTCGGGGCCGGGCGGACAGCACGTGAACACCTCGGACTCGCGCGCGGAGCTGCTGTTCGACCTGGCGGCGACCAAGGCGCTGCCCGAGGTGTGGAAGGAGCGGGCGCTGGAGCGGCTCGCGCCGAAGCTGGTGGACGGGGTGGTGACGGTACGGGCCTCCGAGCACCGCTCGCAGCTGCGCAACCGGGAGATGGCGCTGGTCCGGCTGGCCTCGCTGCTGGCGGAGGCGACGGCGCCGCCGCCGAAGCAGCGCCGGGCGACGAAGATCCCGCGCGGGATCAACGAGCGGCGGCTGCGGGAGAAGAAGGCGCGGGCCGAGACCAAGCGCGGCCGCACGGGCCGGGACTGGTAG
- a CDS encoding TerD family protein — MAVSLSKGGNVSLSKEAPGLAAVTVGLGWDVRTTTGVDFDLDASAIAVNPTGKVVSDGHFVFFNNKSTPDQTIVHTGDNRTGEGAGDDEAINVNLAGLPADVDKIVFPVSIYDAEARSQNFGQVRNAYIRVVNQAGGAEIARYDLSEDAATETAMVFGELYRNGAEWKFRAVGQGYASGLTGIAQDFGVNV; from the coding sequence ATGGCTGTCAGCCTGTCCAAGGGCGGCAACGTCTCGCTCTCGAAGGAGGCCCCGGGCCTCGCTGCCGTCACGGTCGGCCTCGGCTGGGACGTCCGTACGACGACCGGCGTCGACTTCGACCTCGACGCCTCGGCCATCGCGGTCAACCCGACGGGCAAGGTCGTCTCCGACGGCCACTTCGTCTTCTTCAACAACAAGTCCACCCCGGACCAGACCATCGTCCACACCGGTGACAACCGCACCGGCGAGGGCGCGGGCGACGACGAGGCCATCAACGTCAACCTCGCCGGCCTCCCGGCCGACGTGGACAAGATCGTCTTCCCGGTCTCCATCTACGACGCCGAGGCCCGCAGCCAGAACTTCGGCCAGGTCCGCAACGCGTACATCCGCGTCGTGAACCAGGCCGGCGGCGCCGAGATCGCCCGCTACGACCTCTCCGAGGACGCGGCGACCGAGACCGCCATGGTCTTCGGCGAGCTCTACCGCAACGGCGCCGAGTGGAAGTTCCGCGCGGTCGGCCAGGGTTACGCCTCCGGCCTCACCGGCATCGCGCAGGACTTCGGCGTCAACGTCTAA
- a CDS encoding GNAT family N-acetyltransferase, translating into MILQPLVPLDGALPGPVLTEIATLYSTNHAFFELSGDFPDPDRITVEQVAAALAGELAHDSAEVLLARSAGRLVGLAATLAQAPAADDPDPWIGLLLIDATAHREGYGRTVAALVEDRFRAAGRTGVRIAVLDDNPGALAFWQSQGYVPLRKARDRERGRACTVLRKPLEAP; encoded by the coding sequence GTGATCCTGCAACCGCTCGTCCCGCTCGACGGCGCGCTCCCCGGCCCGGTGCTCACCGAGATCGCCACCCTCTACTCGACGAACCACGCGTTCTTCGAACTCAGCGGGGACTTCCCCGACCCGGACCGCATCACGGTCGAACAGGTCGCCGCCGCGCTCGCCGGTGAACTCGCCCACGACAGCGCCGAGGTGCTCCTCGCCCGGTCCGCCGGCCGCCTCGTCGGACTCGCCGCCACCCTCGCGCAGGCGCCCGCCGCCGACGACCCGGACCCGTGGATCGGCCTGCTGCTCATCGACGCCACCGCACACCGCGAGGGATACGGCCGCACCGTGGCCGCCCTCGTCGAGGACCGCTTCCGGGCCGCCGGACGCACGGGCGTACGCATCGCGGTACTGGACGACAACCCCGGGGCCCTCGCCTTCTGGCAGTCCCAGGGGTACGTCCCGCTGCGCAAGGCCCGGGACCGCGAGCGGGGCCGCGCCTGCACCGTGCTCCGCAAGCCCCTCGAAGCCCCGTAG
- a CDS encoding M1 family metallopeptidase encodes MEPRALSRLAAPAVAALLALTTGCTGDTVQGRPGASGLRDPYFPRAGNGGYQVDHYALDLDYDPADGKLHGTAVITARAGQALSSFNLDFSGMDVEGVTVQGEGARYNRTGNELTVRPAEDLEKGEVFRTEVDYSGKPKPLADPDGSAEGWITTEDGAVAVGEPVGSMTWFPGNHHPSDKAAYDITVTVPRGYEAVSNGELRSRTEEADGRTAFAWHSPEPMASYLATVAIGPYKVSTGRTPSGIGLYSAVAPGEEAANSGPLARLPEMVDWSTGRFGPYPFATAGAIVAPAGTLGYALETQGRPVYPGAPTSEELVVHELAHQWFGDSVSPKSWKDMWLNEGFATYAEWLWAEDHGGPTAQEHFEAFRTGDTDVDVDAGNDWDAFPPAAPPGPQDISGDPVYYRGAMVLHRIRQEVGDEKFFALVRGWAADHRHGNASTADFTAYAEEKTGRDLKKVWDVWLYGKGRPE; translated from the coding sequence GTGGAACCCCGTGCTCTCTCCCGCCTCGCCGCCCCTGCCGTCGCCGCCCTGCTCGCCCTCACCACGGGGTGTACGGGCGACACGGTGCAGGGGCGGCCCGGTGCGTCGGGGCTGCGTGATCCGTACTTCCCCCGGGCCGGGAACGGCGGCTACCAGGTCGACCACTACGCGCTGGACCTGGACTACGACCCCGCCGACGGGAAACTGCACGGCACGGCCGTGATCACCGCCCGCGCCGGGCAGGCGCTCAGCTCCTTCAACCTGGACTTCAGCGGCATGGACGTCGAGGGCGTGACCGTCCAGGGCGAGGGGGCCCGGTACAACCGGACCGGAAACGAGCTGACCGTGCGCCCCGCCGAGGACCTGGAGAAGGGCGAGGTCTTCCGTACGGAGGTCGACTACAGCGGGAAGCCGAAGCCCCTCGCGGATCCGGACGGCTCCGCGGAGGGATGGATCACCACCGAGGACGGCGCGGTCGCCGTCGGCGAGCCGGTCGGTTCGATGACGTGGTTCCCCGGCAACCACCACCCGAGCGACAAGGCCGCGTACGACATCACCGTCACCGTTCCGCGCGGCTACGAGGCGGTGTCGAACGGCGAGTTGCGCTCCCGCACCGAGGAGGCGGACGGGCGGACGGCCTTCGCGTGGCACAGTCCGGAGCCGATGGCGAGCTATCTGGCGACCGTCGCGATCGGGCCGTACAAGGTGTCCACCGGGCGGACGCCCTCGGGGATCGGCCTCTACAGTGCCGTGGCGCCCGGGGAGGAGGCCGCGAACAGCGGTCCGCTCGCGCGGCTGCCGGAGATGGTCGACTGGAGCACCGGCCGGTTCGGTCCGTACCCCTTCGCCACGGCGGGTGCGATCGTGGCGCCCGCCGGGACCCTCGGCTATGCCCTGGAGACCCAGGGGCGGCCCGTCTACCCCGGCGCGCCCACGAGCGAGGAGCTCGTCGTGCACGAGCTCGCGCACCAGTGGTTCGGCGACTCGGTGTCGCCGAAGTCCTGGAAGGACATGTGGCTCAACGAGGGTTTCGCGACCTACGCCGAGTGGCTGTGGGCCGAGGACCACGGCGGGCCCACGGCGCAGGAGCACTTCGAGGCCTTCCGGACCGGTGACACGGACGTCGACGTGGACGCCGGCAACGACTGGGACGCGTTCCCGCCGGCCGCCCCGCCCGGGCCCCAGGACATCTCCGGGGATCCGGTGTACTACCGCGGCGCGATGGTCCTGCACCGGATCCGGCAGGAGGTCGGCGACGAGAAGTTCTTCGCCCTGGTGCGCGGCTGGGCTGCCGACCACCGGCACGGGAACGCGAGCACGGCCGACTTCACCGCCTACGCCGAGGAGAAGACGGGGCGCGACCTGAAGAAGGTCTGGGACGTGTGGCTGTACGGGAAGGGCCGGCCCGAGTAA
- a CDS encoding GlcG/HbpS family heme-binding protein: MNTRTRVLTGTALAVALGAGAFGAVSASATTPTAETAQVSLSGKKDGPGDKNFTTTTHLTVDAATRAAQAALKAAESENQKVTVAVVDRNGNTIVTLRGDGAGPQSYESAERKAFTAVSWNAPTSVLAGRLAQTPNLKDIPGTLFLGGGAPVQANGAPVAGVGVAGAPSGDLDEKFAKAGVDALAK, from the coding sequence ATGAACACCCGCACCCGCGTTCTCACCGGTACCGCCCTCGCCGTCGCCCTGGGCGCCGGAGCCTTCGGTGCCGTGAGCGCCAGCGCGACCACCCCCACCGCGGAGACCGCCCAGGTGTCCCTGTCCGGGAAGAAGGACGGCCCGGGCGACAAGAACTTCACCACGACGACGCACCTCACCGTCGACGCCGCCACCCGCGCCGCGCAGGCCGCGCTGAAGGCCGCCGAGTCCGAGAACCAGAAGGTGACGGTCGCGGTCGTCGACCGCAACGGCAACACCATCGTCACCCTGCGTGGTGACGGCGCGGGTCCGCAGTCCTACGAGTCGGCCGAGCGCAAGGCCTTCACCGCCGTGTCCTGGAACGCCCCGACCTCGGTGCTCGCGGGCCGGCTGGCCCAGACCCCGAACCTGAAGGACATCCCGGGCACCCTCTTCCTCGGCGGTGGCGCCCCGGTCCAGGCGAACGGCGCGCCCGTCGCCGGTGTCGGCGTGGCCGGTGCCCCGAGCGGTGACCTGGACGAGAAGTTCGCCAAGGCGGGCGTGGACGCGCTCGCAAAGTAA
- a CDS encoding sensor histidine kinase — translation MRTASDAVLAVHPTRPNPSPALPAPPAFEARGPGRSPGNGAAGNNGRDLANQEQPVRHPAPQRDDIRTLTTVAHTAFFLLLGASVVRFLLRHPGEPRTPWIIALSVTLALLYVLGPALGAAPTARRLLWLGLVVTTWMVLVVLAPSFAWCAVPLFFTALRTLPPRAAVVLVALLTTFVVIAQLQLSKSFDPNLLLAPPAVAALATAVFVHMERQAQAQRTLIDDLIRTRRELAATERREGTLAERQRLSMEIHDTLAQNLSSQQMLLQAADRTWDTDPATARAHVRTATGIAAHGLAEARRLVHDLAPPELADGAGLAEALRSLDAGPGIEVRFHLEGAPAPLPDRVQSALLRIAQGALANVREHSGARTAALTLSFLGDQVVLDIADDGHGFTEPRTGTRARSGTDSGTAGRGHGLPAMRARVRQLGGTLTIESTPGEGTVLSAAIPLEPAP, via the coding sequence ATGCGCACCGCCTCCGACGCGGTATTGGCTGTTCACCCCACCCGGCCGAACCCCAGCCCCGCTCTTCCAGCCCCGCCGGCGTTTGAGGCGCGGGGTCCGGGGCGGAGCCCCGGCAACGGCGCCGCAGGCAACAATGGACGCGACCTCGCAAACCAGGAGCAACCGGTGAGACACCCCGCACCGCAGCGCGACGACATCCGTACGCTGACCACCGTCGCCCACACCGCGTTCTTCCTGCTCCTCGGCGCCTCCGTGGTCCGCTTCCTGCTGCGCCACCCCGGCGAACCCCGCACCCCGTGGATCATCGCCCTCAGCGTCACCCTGGCCCTGCTCTACGTGCTCGGCCCCGCCCTCGGCGCCGCCCCCACCGCCCGACGACTGCTGTGGCTCGGCCTGGTCGTCACCACCTGGATGGTCCTGGTCGTCCTCGCGCCGAGCTTCGCCTGGTGCGCCGTCCCCCTCTTCTTCACCGCCCTGCGCACCCTGCCGCCACGCGCCGCCGTCGTCCTCGTGGCCCTCCTCACCACCTTCGTCGTGATCGCCCAGCTCCAGCTGTCCAAGTCCTTCGACCCCAACCTCCTCCTGGCCCCGCCCGCCGTCGCCGCCCTCGCCACCGCCGTCTTCGTCCACATGGAACGCCAGGCCCAGGCGCAGCGCACCCTCATCGACGACCTGATCCGCACCCGCCGCGAGCTGGCCGCCACCGAACGCCGCGAAGGCACCCTCGCCGAACGCCAGCGGCTGTCGATGGAGATCCACGACACCCTCGCGCAGAACCTGTCCAGCCAGCAGATGCTGCTCCAGGCCGCGGACCGCACCTGGGACACCGACCCGGCCACCGCCCGCGCGCACGTCCGTACGGCCACCGGCATCGCCGCACACGGCCTCGCCGAGGCCCGCCGGCTCGTGCACGACCTGGCCCCGCCCGAGCTCGCCGACGGCGCCGGACTCGCCGAAGCCCTGCGCTCCCTCGACGCCGGCCCCGGCATCGAGGTCCGCTTCCACCTCGAAGGCGCCCCGGCGCCGCTCCCGGACCGCGTCCAGTCGGCCCTGCTGCGCATAGCCCAGGGCGCGCTGGCCAACGTCCGCGAGCACTCCGGCGCCCGTACGGCCGCACTCACCCTCAGCTTCCTGGGCGACCAGGTCGTCCTGGACATCGCCGACGACGGCCACGGCTTCACCGAACCCCGCACCGGCACCCGCGCCCGCTCCGGCACCGACTCCGGCACCGCCGGACGCGGGCACGGCCTCCCGGCCATGCGGGCCCGCGTCCGCCAGCTCGGCGGCACCCTGACGATCGAATCCACGCCGGGCGAGGGCACCGTCCTCTCCGCGGCCATCCCCCTGGAGCCGGCCCCATGA
- a CDS encoding response regulator, whose amino-acid sequence MTTILLCDDHVVVRAGLLALLGSEPDIEVLGEAGSGEEAVALAAKLHPDVVLMDLQLGEGIDGVEATRRITALPTPPHVLVLTTYDTDADITRAIGAGATGYLLKAERPEELFAAIHSAAQGRTTLSAPVASRVMAHMRGTRPTLTDRELDILGQLARGLGNRDIARALFISEATVKTHLGRIYDKLGVDTRAGAVSVAKEQRLLP is encoded by the coding sequence ATGACCACGATCCTCCTCTGCGACGACCACGTGGTGGTCCGCGCCGGGCTCCTGGCCCTGCTCGGCAGCGAGCCCGACATCGAGGTCCTCGGCGAGGCGGGCAGCGGCGAGGAGGCCGTCGCCCTGGCCGCGAAACTCCACCCCGACGTGGTCCTGATGGACCTCCAGCTGGGCGAGGGCATCGACGGCGTCGAGGCCACCCGCCGCATCACGGCCCTCCCCACGCCCCCGCACGTCCTGGTGCTCACCACCTACGACACCGACGCGGACATCACCCGCGCGATCGGCGCCGGCGCCACCGGCTACCTCCTCAAGGCCGAACGCCCCGAGGAACTCTTCGCCGCCATCCACTCCGCGGCCCAGGGCCGCACCACCCTGTCCGCACCCGTGGCCAGCCGCGTCATGGCCCACATGCGCGGCACCCGCCCCACCCTGACCGACCGCGAACTCGACATCCTCGGCCAGCTGGCCCGGGGCCTGGGCAACCGCGACATCGCCCGCGCCCTGTTCATCAGCGAGGCCACCGTCAAGACCCACCTGGGCCGCATCTACGACAAGCTCGGCGTCGACACCCGCGCCGGCGCGGTCTCCGTGGCCAAGGAACAGCGCCTCCTGCCCTGA
- a CDS encoding pentapeptide repeat-containing protein, whose product MARKGQQERQTVKAARRPELRLPELTVWEGGGLEPDGDYDGLEFADLDLAGQEGIGSRFMDCAVRRCVLDEAGLAKARVLDSVLEGVRGVGTDLSGASLRDVEVVDARLGGVQLHGAVLERVVVRGGKIDYLNLRKAHLKDVVFEGCVLVEPDFAGAVLERVEFRDCALRGVDFSGVRMTDVDLREASVLEIVRGVEALAGAVISPAQLFDLAPALAARLGVRVVP is encoded by the coding sequence ATGGCACGCAAAGGGCAGCAGGAGCGGCAGACGGTGAAGGCGGCGCGGCGGCCGGAGCTGCGGCTGCCGGAGCTGACGGTGTGGGAGGGGGGCGGGCTGGAGCCGGACGGGGACTACGACGGGCTGGAGTTCGCGGATCTCGACCTGGCGGGGCAGGAGGGGATCGGGTCCCGGTTCATGGACTGCGCGGTGCGGCGCTGTGTGCTGGACGAGGCGGGGCTGGCGAAGGCGCGGGTCCTGGATTCGGTGCTGGAGGGGGTCCGGGGGGTGGGGACGGACCTGTCGGGGGCGTCGCTGCGGGACGTGGAGGTGGTGGACGCGCGGCTGGGCGGGGTGCAGCTGCACGGGGCGGTGCTGGAGCGGGTGGTGGTCCGCGGGGGCAAGATCGACTATCTGAATCTGCGGAAGGCGCACCTCAAGGACGTGGTCTTCGAGGGGTGTGTGCTGGTGGAGCCGGACTTCGCGGGGGCGGTGCTGGAGCGGGTGGAGTTCCGGGACTGCGCGCTGCGGGGGGTGGATTTCAGCGGGGTGCGGATGACGGACGTGGACCTGCGGGAGGCGTCCGTGCTGGAGATCGTGCGGGGGGTGGAGGCGCTGGCCGGGGCGGTGATCAGCCCGGCGCAGCTGTTCGACCTGGCTCCGGCGCTGGCGGCGCGGCTGGGGGTGCGGGTGGTGCCGTAG